A genomic segment from Peribacillus sp. ACCC06369 encodes:
- a CDS encoding S1-like domain-containing RNA-binding protein — protein MQKIQAGLAVELEVERKADFGWFLTDGSEDVLLHHNEMNDGTELELGDEVTVFIYHDKQARLTATMKIPEIQIDQYGWAEVVNVKRKLGVFVNIGLSKDILVSLDDLPNIDRLWPEVGDRLYVSLKTDRNDRLFGKLATEDVIQEIAVKAPLKGVRNTTVKGNVYRLLMVGSFFVSQEGYRCFIHESERKEEPRLGELVEGRVIDSKEDGTLNVSLIPFKQDLMGEDADVIFTYLMNRGGAMPYGDKTPPDDIQFNFGLSKGAFKRALGKLMKEEKVYQEDGWTYSSDRK, from the coding sequence ATGCAAAAAATTCAGGCCGGTTTGGCTGTAGAGTTAGAAGTGGAACGTAAGGCTGATTTCGGATGGTTTTTAACTGACGGTTCAGAAGATGTCTTACTTCATCATAATGAAATGAATGATGGAACGGAACTTGAACTTGGAGATGAAGTAACTGTATTCATCTACCATGATAAACAAGCAAGGCTAACAGCGACAATGAAGATCCCCGAAATTCAGATTGATCAGTATGGCTGGGCGGAAGTTGTCAATGTGAAAAGGAAACTTGGTGTTTTTGTGAACATCGGCCTTTCCAAAGATATTCTTGTATCACTGGACGACCTTCCGAATATTGATCGTTTATGGCCTGAGGTTGGCGACCGTCTATATGTATCCCTAAAGACAGATCGTAATGACCGTCTGTTTGGTAAACTTGCAACGGAAGATGTAATCCAGGAGATAGCAGTAAAAGCTCCTTTAAAAGGAGTCCGTAACACCACTGTTAAGGGAAATGTCTATCGTTTGCTTATGGTTGGGTCTTTCTTTGTTTCCCAAGAAGGATACCGTTGTTTCATTCACGAAAGTGAACGTAAGGAGGAGCCCCGACTTGGTGAATTAGTTGAAGGGCGCGTCATTGATAGTAAAGAAGATGGAACGCTTAACGTTTCTTTAATTCCCTTTAAACAAGATTTAATGGGGGAAGATGCTGATGTCATCTTCACATATTTAATGAATCGTGGCGGTGCCATGCCGTATGGCGACAAAACGCCACCTGATGATATCCAGTTTAACTTCGGTTTAAGCAAGGGAGCGTTCAAACGTGCTCTGGGCAAACTGATGAAAGAAGAAAAGGTTTACCAGGAAGATGGATGGACATATTCCTCAGACCGTAAATGA
- a CDS encoding alanine--tRNA ligase-related protein: MTNKLYYTSTKTSRWETQIRETFEENGFYYITLEETAFYPEGGGQPADTGKIKGITVLDVINSNDGRILHKTETRPGSEMVHCEIDWSRRFDHMQQHSGQHLLSAVCRELFDANTVSFHLGKEYLTIDITSGSKWTEVHTAAVEKQVNQYIIENREILIYYVTKEQLQTLPVVKMPKVSENIRIVEIEGIEYNPCGGTHVERTGEIGLIKIFKTEKQKEHTRLYFKCGFRALDDFSESLGILSALSTKFNTGRTEILNRVEKLENDYKQLLSENENLKLENAKYLADTLLAENVGGFISHIFEDSSMKELLYLSGTIVKMEEVIVLLASRKEQKVILSHSGSFPLHCGQYFKAELSSYNGKGGGNEQTAQAGFASQNDLMAFYQYTVEKLGQNPGE; this comes from the coding sequence ATGACAAATAAATTGTATTATACGTCCACCAAGACTTCCCGATGGGAAACCCAAATCCGGGAGACCTTTGAAGAAAATGGCTTTTACTACATCACTCTTGAAGAAACCGCCTTTTATCCCGAAGGGGGCGGCCAGCCTGCAGATACTGGAAAAATAAAAGGAATCACCGTTCTTGACGTTATAAATAGCAATGATGGAAGGATTCTTCATAAGACTGAAACACGGCCAGGTTCAGAGATGGTTCACTGTGAAATTGATTGGTCCCGCCGTTTCGATCATATGCAACAGCATAGCGGCCAGCATTTACTCTCTGCAGTCTGTCGGGAATTGTTTGACGCTAATACGGTCAGCTTTCATCTTGGAAAGGAATATTTAACGATTGATATTACATCCGGATCTAAATGGACTGAAGTACATACGGCTGCAGTTGAAAAGCAAGTTAATCAATATATCATTGAGAATCGAGAAATACTGATATATTACGTGACAAAAGAGCAATTACAGACACTTCCTGTCGTCAAAATGCCTAAAGTGTCTGAGAATATCCGTATTGTTGAAATAGAAGGAATTGAGTATAACCCTTGCGGTGGAACCCATGTAGAAAGAACCGGGGAGATTGGCTTAATAAAAATTTTCAAAACGGAGAAGCAGAAAGAACATACCCGCCTCTATTTTAAGTGTGGCTTCAGGGCATTGGACGATTTTTCCGAGAGTCTTGGAATTCTTTCAGCCTTATCGACTAAATTCAATACCGGACGTACAGAGATACTTAATAGGGTGGAGAAACTGGAAAATGACTACAAGCAGCTGCTATCGGAAAATGAAAACTTAAAACTTGAAAATGCCAAGTATCTTGCTGACACCCTGCTTGCTGAAAATGTAGGGGGATTCATCTCTCATATTTTCGAAGATAGCTCAATGAAAGAACTGCTTTACCTTTCAGGTACGATTGTAAAAATGGAAGAGGTCATCGTATTATTAGCATCACGTAAGGAGCAAAAGGTTATTCTTTCGCACAGTGGGTCCTTCCCCTTACATTGCGGACAATATTTTAAAGCTGAACTCAGTTCTTATAATGGGAAAGGCGGAGGGAACGAACAGACTGCACAAGCAGGTTTTGCATCACAAAATGACCTAATGGCATTTTACCAATACACAGTTGAAAAATTAGGCCAAAATCCTGGTGAATAA
- a CDS encoding GNAT family N-acetyltransferase yields MKIRKAREEDVNGIANVHINSWQTTYKGILPDQYLSSLNLEARKKNWQRNLKMLHNATFVAENANGEIIGFAAAGPEQTNDPHIQGEVYAVYFLKEYQRQGLGRKMIKAVIHELIKMEHKNLIIWALKDNPSCGFYKALGGQVIAEKTVRMAGIELIEVGFGWKDIQDILFHL; encoded by the coding sequence ATGAAAATCAGGAAAGCGAGAGAAGAAGATGTAAATGGAATAGCAAATGTACATATAAACAGCTGGCAAACGACATATAAAGGGATCCTCCCGGATCAATACTTGTCTTCCTTGAATCTGGAAGCCAGAAAGAAAAATTGGCAAAGAAATTTAAAGATGCTGCATAATGCCACCTTTGTTGCGGAAAATGCCAATGGGGAAATCATCGGTTTCGCTGCCGCAGGGCCTGAACAAACGAATGATCCGCATATTCAAGGGGAAGTATATGCTGTCTATTTTTTAAAAGAATATCAACGACAGGGACTTGGCCGAAAAATGATAAAAGCGGTCATACATGAGCTCATTAAAATGGAACATAAGAATTTAATAATCTGGGCATTGAAGGATAATCCTTCTTGCGGTTTTTACAAGGCGCTCGGCGGTCAAGTCATTGCTGAAAAAACCGTTAGAATGGCTGGCATCGAGCTTATCGAAGTCGGTTTTGGGTGGAAAGATATTCAGGATATCCTTTTTCATTTGTAA